In one Cellulosilyticum sp. I15G10I2 genomic region, the following are encoded:
- a CDS encoding pyridoxal phosphate-dependent aminotransferase produces MKSKHYLHGGDLDAVSIKHNIDRNSIWDFSGNINPLGISPKTREALKENIDLIATYPDRNYTKLKEVISTYAQVDSNHIIVGNGSTELIAMTIKCIKPQKALVLGPTYSEYEREINLLGGLCDYYPLQESNDFRLDTEDFIASLSVDYDLLIICNPNNPTGTGISADHLKRILEITQKLHIFTMIDETYVEFCDDPGVYSAVPLTLIFDHLLVLRGISKFFAAPGLRFGYGISSNAPLKATLLKLQNPWSINSLADFAVQMMLTDQTYISDTHRLFVSERKRIVNELSAVKELHLFEPAANFVLIKILTESISSDYLLHELLKDHILIRDASSFPFLSDGYIRFCFLNPEQNDILISKLKTLIKNRG; encoded by the coding sequence ATGAAAAGTAAACATTATTTACACGGCGGAGATTTGGATGCTGTCTCCATTAAACATAATATAGATCGAAACAGCATCTGGGATTTTAGCGGCAATATTAACCCTCTTGGTATCTCGCCTAAAACACGGGAAGCCCTTAAAGAAAATATTGATCTGATTGCTACTTATCCTGATCGAAACTATACTAAACTTAAAGAAGTTATCTCTACGTATGCTCAGGTGGATTCTAACCATATCATTGTTGGAAATGGATCGACCGAGCTTATTGCAATGACAATAAAGTGTATTAAGCCTCAAAAAGCATTGGTACTGGGTCCAACTTATTCTGAATACGAAAGAGAAATAAATCTTTTGGGAGGACTTTGTGATTATTATCCACTTCAAGAGTCTAATGACTTTAGATTAGACACAGAAGATTTTATAGCAAGCTTAAGTGTGGATTACGATCTGCTCATTATATGTAATCCAAATAATCCAACAGGTACGGGTATTTCCGCAGACCATCTTAAACGCATTTTAGAGATCACTCAAAAACTTCATATTTTTACGATGATAGATGAAACTTATGTTGAGTTCTGTGATGACCCAGGCGTTTATTCAGCAGTTCCTTTGACACTCATCTTTGATCATTTGCTTGTCCTGCGTGGTATATCTAAGTTTTTTGCGGCACCTGGTCTCCGGTTTGGGTACGGTATTTCTTCAAATGCACCCCTTAAAGCCACCCTTTTAAAGCTTCAAAATCCTTGGAGTATTAATAGTCTTGCTGACTTTGCAGTACAAATGATGCTTACTGATCAAACTTATATCTCAGATACACATCGTCTATTTGTTTCAGAAAGAAAACGTATAGTAAATGAACTTTCTGCAGTTAAAGAACTTCATTTATTTGAACCTGCTGCAAATTTCGTTTTGATCAAAATACTAACGGAATCTATTTCATCTGATTATCTTCTGCATGAACTTCTAAAAGATCATATCTTAATACGTGATGCAAGTTCATTTCCATTTCTGAGTGATGGCTATATACGGTTTTGTTTCTTAAACCCTGAGCAAAACGACATTCTTATATCAAAGCTCAAAACACTTATAAAAAATAGAGGATAG
- a CDS encoding heme-degrading domain-containing protein: MNLKSLQQQIIKQEELLRFEHFSNEDALEIGMLLIEKAKSRNAAVAIDISINGYQVFRYGFKGTNAHNDKWLKRKINTVNTVHKSSLHVFTILQEKEQDLLKDWFLDPMEYACMGGGFPIHIKETGIIGCIGVSGLPHLEDHQMIVDVLCDYLKVNLKA, from the coding sequence ATGAATCTAAAATCATTGCAGCAACAAATTATTAAACAAGAAGAACTTCTAAGATTTGAGCATTTTTCTAATGAAGACGCATTAGAAATAGGAATGCTTCTCATTGAAAAAGCAAAAAGCCGAAATGCCGCAGTCGCTATTGATATTTCAATTAATGGTTATCAGGTATTTAGATACGGGTTTAAAGGAACGAACGCACATAATGATAAGTGGCTTAAAAGAAAAATTAATACAGTTAATACAGTGCATAAAAGTTCACTGCATGTTTTTACTATTTTGCAGGAAAAAGAGCAAGACTTATTGAAAGATTGGTTTCTTGATCCGATGGAATATGCTTGTATGGGTGGAGGCTTTCCTATTCATATAAAAGAAACGGGTATAATAGGCTGCATTGGTGTATCCGGACTGCCTCATCTTGAAGATCATCAAATGATAGTCGATGTGTTATGTGACTATTTAAAAGTAAACCTTAAAGCATAA
- a CDS encoding DNA topoisomerase translates to MRVIIAEKPSVAKNIADALKIKKRCDGYFEGEDYLITWAFGHLLELFDAKDYDEKMKIWRLENFPFIPPSFEYKVKENKLKKVTDAGAKKQLKCIKELIYRKDTEAVISACDYDREGQIIADIIFAYLKVKKPIYRLLLNEWTEKEVIKGLQEIVPNKQLKPLQDAGISRQHADWLIGINLTSAATLKYGGKGQLLNVGRVLLPTLKMIYDRDIEIENFKQEPYYKLAAKFKKDDISYEGTYTEEKKDKFEDKVYLEQIRDKIKDQEATITKKEVVEKTEYPQSLFNLSALQGYITSKYQGFTSDKVLGIAQSLYEKKHITYPRTASSVLDESLVDKAKSVLYTLKKGLPFEDEIRFTVSKKVFNSKKVESHSAIIPTYIIPKQLTPQEEKVYLAIRNRFIAQFMPPAKVEETILETTVNDTDYVFITKGKIQKELGYKKVEQEQTKDVILPNVDKGLVLNTEDAIVAEHKTKPPAPYTEKTLLRAMETCGKQFKEEEQKEDSEFMEAILSGFSIGTPATRAETIKKLNTTEYVMMQKKNIRCTSKGRYIIETLPVKELMDLEYTGKLEKTLQDIEKGNILKQEFLEHITNFVTQAVGAIKTQRSIALKPINSTGSAAPAKKSESKTKDKIEDKKREVLGKCPLCGEDIVEGTKGFGCMGYKKGCKFVIWKEMPDLSKYGKKVTKTLVKTLLKNGEAKLKNINTQDGKPIDLLVKYTREPLKETYKFVIIEQQNVL, encoded by the coding sequence ATGAGGGTAATAATAGCTGAAAAGCCTTCTGTAGCTAAAAATATTGCAGATGCACTTAAAATAAAAAAACGATGTGATGGTTATTTTGAGGGAGAAGACTATTTAATCACATGGGCTTTTGGACATCTTCTGGAGTTATTTGATGCAAAAGATTATGATGAAAAGATGAAAATATGGCGTCTGGAGAACTTTCCATTTATTCCTCCAAGCTTTGAATATAAGGTTAAAGAAAATAAGCTTAAAAAAGTAACTGATGCAGGCGCTAAAAAGCAGCTTAAATGTATCAAAGAGCTGATTTACAGAAAAGATACAGAAGCTGTCATCTCTGCTTGTGACTATGACCGTGAAGGGCAGATTATAGCAGATATTATTTTTGCCTATCTTAAAGTTAAAAAACCTATTTACAGGCTTCTTCTTAATGAATGGACAGAAAAAGAGGTTATTAAGGGACTTCAGGAAATAGTCCCTAATAAACAACTTAAGCCTCTTCAAGATGCAGGGATTAGCCGGCAGCATGCGGACTGGCTTATAGGTATTAATCTAACCTCTGCTGCGACGCTTAAATATGGCGGCAAGGGACAACTTTTAAATGTAGGAAGAGTGCTTCTGCCGACACTTAAGATGATTTACGACAGAGATATTGAGATCGAAAACTTTAAACAGGAGCCTTATTATAAGCTCGCTGCTAAGTTTAAAAAAGATGATATTAGCTATGAAGGGACCTATACAGAGGAAAAGAAGGATAAATTTGAAGATAAAGTCTATTTAGAGCAAATAAGAGATAAAATTAAAGATCAAGAGGCGACCATTACGAAGAAAGAGGTTGTTGAAAAGACAGAGTATCCACAGAGTCTTTTTAACTTGTCGGCACTGCAAGGTTATATTACAAGTAAGTATCAAGGCTTTACCTCAGATAAGGTTCTGGGTATTGCACAAAGCTTATATGAAAAAAAGCATATTACGTATCCAAGAACAGCTAGTAGTGTTTTAGATGAAAGTCTAGTTGATAAGGCTAAAAGTGTACTTTATACGCTGAAAAAAGGACTGCCATTTGAAGATGAGATTCGTTTTACAGTATCAAAAAAAGTATTTAACAGCAAAAAGGTAGAAAGCCATAGTGCGATTATACCGACCTATATTATACCTAAGCAGCTAACACCTCAAGAAGAAAAAGTATATTTAGCCATAAGAAATAGATTTATAGCACAATTTATGCCCCCTGCCAAGGTAGAAGAAACCATACTCGAGACTACAGTTAATGATACGGACTATGTGTTTATAACTAAAGGTAAGATTCAAAAAGAACTGGGCTATAAAAAAGTAGAGCAGGAACAAACAAAAGATGTGATCCTGCCCAATGTTGATAAAGGACTCGTATTAAATACAGAAGATGCTATCGTTGCAGAACACAAGACTAAGCCACCCGCGCCTTATACAGAAAAAACGCTTCTTAGGGCTATGGAAACGTGCGGCAAACAGTTTAAAGAGGAAGAGCAAAAAGAAGACAGTGAATTTATGGAAGCTATTTTGAGTGGCTTTAGTATTGGCACACCCGCAACAAGGGCAGAAACTATAAAAAAGCTAAATACGACTGAATATGTGATGATGCAAAAGAAAAATATAAGATGTACCTCAAAGGGGAGATATATTATTGAGACCCTACCCGTTAAAGAGCTTATGGACCTTGAGTATACAGGCAAATTAGAAAAAACCCTCCAGGACATAGAAAAAGGTAATATTTTAAAGCAAGAGTTTTTAGAGCATATAACAAATTTTGTGACTCAAGCTGTAGGTGCTATAAAAACTCAGAGAAGCATCGCACTAAAACCTATAAATAGTACGGGCAGCGCAGCGCCCGCTAAAAAGTCCGAATCTAAAACGAAAGATAAGATTGAAGATAAAAAACGTGAAGTTTTAGGGAAGTGTCCACTGTGTGGAGAGGATATTGTAGAAGGGACTAAGGGATTTGGCTGTATGGGGTATAAAAAGGGATGTAAGTTTGTAATATGGAAAGAAATGCCTGATTTATCCAAGTATGGCAAAAAAGTTACAAAGACTTTAGTTAAAACACTTCTTAAAAATGGGGAAGCAAAGCTTAAGAATATCAATACCCAAGATGGCAAACCTATTGATTTGCTAGTAAAATATACTAGAGAACCTCTTAAAGAGACCTATAAATTCGTTATAATAGAGCAACAGAATGTGCTCTGA
- a CDS encoding indolepyruvate ferredoxin oxidoreductase subunit alpha, protein MAYFINEDCINCGACESECPVTCITEGDSKYVIDAAECIDCGACADVCPVNAPNPAE, encoded by the coding sequence ATGGCATATTTTATTAATGAAGATTGCATTAACTGTGGTGCATGCGAAAGTGAATGTCCAGTAACATGTATTACTGAAGGAGATTCAAAATACGTAATTGATGCAGCTGAATGTATAGATTGTGGCGCATGTGCAGATGTTTGTCCTGTTAACGCACCAAATCCAGCAGAATAA
- the typA gene encoding translational GTPase TypA — translation MSDMKIINIAVIAHVDAGKSTLVDAFLSQNGVFRDNEEHVECIMDSNDLERERGITIYSKNCSIKYKDYKINIVDTPGHSDFSSEVERVIRTVDTVILLVDSIEGPMPQTRFVLQKSLELGLKPILVINKIDKPNHRAEEVVDMTFDLFVDLQANDEQLDFPILYGIGKEGIMQYELDDAGQDIKPLIETIIERVGAYPKQDEKPLKMQISALAYDDYVGRLGIGRIYEGTINEGQTVEIVDNEGVLRQARISKMMVYEGLKQVVVKEATSGDIVVLAGIPNISIGETIGEVGKVEAMTPITIEEPTLAMNFLVNNSPFAGQSGKFVTTRHIKDRLEKETEINVGLRVEPMETTDGYRVSGRGELHLSVLLENMRREGYEVGVSKPEVIMHRDENGKLVEPVERVIISVPDEYSGSVISKLNMRKGTMLSMEPENGHIRIEYLCPTRSLLGFRSELITDSRGEATMVRTIEGYTEYVGELPRRGNGVLIAQEQGTTMGYALNSLEDRGTLFVKPQTEVYSGMIIGMNSRREDMTVNPCKNKKMTNTRSSGADDAIRLSPPRLFSLEEALEFIEEDELVEITPDAIRLRKKILDEGERTRANRKK, via the coding sequence ATGAGTGATATGAAAATTATTAATATAGCAGTAATAGCCCATGTAGATGCAGGTAAGTCGACACTTGTAGATGCTTTTTTAAGCCAAAATGGTGTATTTAGAGATAATGAAGAGCATGTAGAATGTATTATGGACAGTAATGATTTAGAAAGAGAAAGAGGCATTACCATCTATTCTAAAAACTGTTCAATTAAATATAAAGACTATAAGATAAACATAGTAGATACACCAGGACATAGTGATTTCTCATCAGAGGTTGAGCGTGTTATACGTACAGTAGATACAGTTATCTTACTTGTTGACTCTATAGAAGGCCCTATGCCACAAACTAGATTTGTACTTCAAAAGTCATTAGAGCTTGGTCTTAAACCTATTCTTGTCATTAATAAAATTGATAAGCCAAATCATAGAGCCGAAGAAGTCGTAGATATGACTTTTGATTTATTTGTAGATTTACAAGCTAATGATGAGCAATTAGATTTCCCTATTCTTTATGGTATTGGAAAAGAAGGTATTATGCAGTATGAGTTAGATGACGCTGGGCAAGATATTAAGCCGCTTATAGAAACAATCATCGAGCGTGTTGGTGCATATCCTAAACAGGATGAAAAACCTTTAAAAATGCAAATCAGTGCGCTTGCATATGACGATTATGTTGGTAGACTTGGTATAGGACGTATTTACGAAGGAACGATAAACGAAGGACAAACTGTTGAAATAGTAGATAATGAAGGCGTGCTAAGACAAGCGCGTATTTCAAAGATGATGGTTTATGAGGGATTAAAACAAGTTGTTGTGAAAGAGGCAACTAGTGGTGATATTGTTGTTCTAGCAGGTATTCCTAATATTTCTATTGGAGAAACAATAGGAGAAGTAGGGAAAGTAGAAGCAATGACACCTATTACGATAGAAGAACCTACTCTTGCAATGAACTTTTTAGTTAATAATTCACCTTTTGCAGGGCAAAGCGGTAAGTTCGTAACGACAAGACATATTAAAGACAGGCTTGAAAAAGAAACAGAAATTAATGTAGGGCTTAGAGTAGAACCTATGGAAACGACAGATGGTTACAGAGTATCAGGAAGAGGTGAACTTCACCTATCTGTTCTTCTCGAAAATATGAGAAGAGAGGGCTATGAAGTTGGGGTTTCTAAACCAGAAGTTATTATGCACAGAGATGAAAATGGCAAACTTGTGGAGCCAGTTGAACGGGTTATTATTAGTGTGCCAGATGAGTATTCAGGTTCTGTAATTAGTAAGCTAAATATGAGAAAAGGAACAATGCTGAGCATGGAGCCTGAAAATGGTCATATCCGTATAGAATATCTTTGCCCAACACGTTCCCTCTTAGGATTTAGAAGTGAGCTTATCACCGATTCAAGAGGTGAGGCGACTATGGTTAGGACAATTGAAGGTTATACAGAGTATGTAGGAGAACTGCCTAGAAGAGGAAATGGCGTTCTTATTGCACAAGAGCAGGGAACAACTATGGGGTATGCTCTAAACAGCCTTGAAGATAGAGGGACTCTTTTTGTAAAACCGCAAACAGAAGTTTATTCAGGCATGATTATTGGTATGAATTCTCGTAGAGAAGATATGACCGTTAATCCTTGTAAAAATAAAAAAATGACGAATACAAGATCTTCAGGAGCAGATGATGCCATTAGGTTATCACCACCAAGACTGTTTTCACTTGAGGAAGCATTGGAGTTTATTGAAGAAGATGAGCTTGTAGAAATTACGCCAGATGCTATTAGACTTCGTAAGAAAATATTAGACGAAGGTGAAAGAACAAGAGCTAACAGAAAGAAATAG
- the ilvB gene encoding biosynthetic-type acetolactate synthase large subunit, with product MKLSDVLVRCLVEEKVDTVFGYPGAAVLAVYESLRTSSLHHVLVRQEQAAVHSASGYARTTGKVGVCIATSGPGATNLITGIATAYMDSIPIVIITGQVKSSLIGRDVFQEVDITGATEPFIKHSYLVKNAKDFPRILKEAFYIATTGRPGPVLIDLPMDVQEEQIEYHYPKEVKIRGYKPTIEGHVGQIKKIIKLLEHSKRPLVCAGGGVVLGNATAELSDFIQKSDIPVVHTLMGTGSMPTRSEYNFGMIGTHGYAQANWGLKHADTILFVGARIADRAVANLGLFDENANIIHIDVDPAEIGKITSATIPVVGDAKDILKGLSSLIKKLDTTMWREQLNSKRNIKEEVHPKDAINPKLVVRKLSEMLNDEAIIAADVGQNQFWTMRNMEIKGNRKLICSGGFGTMGYSLPAAIGASIGNKEKQVVSILGDGSFQMSLFELGTLIQEGINPLVILFNNSGLGMVREIQRRNEDLKEHGVALRSNPDFAAIARAYGITAKTISDEKEIEASLNEALTSGKPYFLEFIVSDKESTL from the coding sequence ATGAAGTTATCAGACGTATTAGTGCGTTGTTTAGTTGAAGAAAAGGTAGATACAGTATTTGGTTATCCAGGTGCTGCAGTACTAGCCGTCTATGAATCACTGAGAACCTCTTCTTTGCACCATGTACTGGTAAGGCAGGAACAAGCTGCTGTGCATAGTGCAAGTGGTTATGCCAGAACAACAGGTAAGGTCGGTGTATGTATTGCTACATCAGGACCTGGAGCCACTAATCTTATTACAGGCATAGCAACAGCTTATATGGACTCGATTCCTATTGTTATTATTACAGGACAGGTAAAATCAAGTCTTATAGGAAGAGATGTATTTCAAGAAGTTGACATTACAGGGGCTACAGAACCTTTTATTAAACATAGTTATTTAGTTAAAAATGCTAAGGATTTTCCAAGAATACTTAAAGAAGCTTTTTATATTGCAACAACTGGAAGACCTGGTCCTGTGCTTATCGACCTGCCTATGGATGTTCAGGAAGAACAAATAGAATACCATTATCCAAAGGAAGTTAAGATCAGAGGCTATAAGCCAACGATAGAAGGGCATGTAGGTCAGATTAAAAAAATCATCAAACTTTTAGAACATAGCAAGAGACCGTTGGTTTGTGCAGGCGGTGGGGTTGTACTAGGGAATGCCACAGCGGAGCTTAGCGACTTTATACAAAAGTCTGATATTCCGGTTGTACACACTTTAATGGGTACAGGATCGATGCCAACGCGTTCAGAATATAATTTTGGCATGATAGGCACCCATGGTTATGCACAAGCTAACTGGGGGCTCAAACATGCAGATACTATTTTGTTCGTTGGGGCGCGTATAGCTGACCGAGCAGTGGCTAATTTAGGACTTTTTGATGAGAATGCTAATATCATTCATATTGATGTCGATCCTGCTGAAATTGGCAAAATCACATCTGCAACTATTCCGGTAGTAGGAGATGCAAAAGATATTCTTAAGGGACTTAGTTCACTTATTAAGAAACTAGATACAACAATGTGGAGAGAACAGTTAAACAGTAAACGCAACATTAAAGAAGAGGTTCATCCAAAAGATGCTATTAATCCAAAACTTGTTGTAAGAAAACTCTCCGAGATGTTGAATGATGAGGCGATTATTGCAGCAGATGTAGGACAAAATCAATTTTGGACTATGAGAAATATGGAGATTAAAGGTAATAGAAAGCTTATTTGTTCAGGTGGCTTTGGAACTATGGGGTATTCACTTCCAGCGGCTATAGGCGCAAGTATTGGGAATAAAGAAAAACAAGTAGTCAGCATACTTGGAGACGGCAGTTTTCAAATGAGTTTATTTGAACTTGGTACGCTCATACAAGAAGGCATAAATCCACTTGTTATCTTATTTAACAATAGCGGACTCGGCATGGTAAGAGAAATTCAAAGAAGAAATGAAGATCTCAAAGAACATGGGGTAGCACTTAGAAGTAATCCAGACTTTGCAGCTATTGCAAGAGCTTATGGTATCACAGCAAAAACGATATCTGATGAAAAAGAGATAGAAGCTTCATTAAATGAAGCTTTAACAAGTGGTAAGCCATACTTCTTAGAATTTATTGTAAGTGATAAAGAATCTACATTATAG
- the ilvN gene encoding acetolactate synthase small subunit: protein MKKHVLSVLVENHSGVLSRISGLFSRRGYNIDSLSVGETEDRTVSRMTIVVDADESTLEQIKKQLNKLVDVIKIVELKEEMSIYRELALVKIAADKKTRAEIIEIANIFRAHIVDVSKEALVIEATGDQGKITALTSMLEPYGIKEIIRTGLTALQRGEKELKN from the coding sequence ATGAAAAAGCATGTATTATCTGTATTGGTTGAAAATCACTCAGGGGTATTAAGCCGAATATCTGGCTTGTTCAGTCGCCGCGGCTATAATATAGATAGTTTATCTGTAGGTGAAACAGAAGATCGCACTGTATCTCGTATGACCATTGTCGTTGATGCAGATGAGTCTACTTTAGAACAGATCAAAAAGCAGCTCAATAAGCTTGTCGACGTTATAAAAATCGTTGAACTCAAAGAAGAAATGTCTATTTATAGAGAGTTGGCTTTAGTCAAGATTGCAGCTGATAAAAAAACAAGAGCAGAAATTATCGAAATAGCTAACATCTTTAGAGCACATATCGTTGATGTTTCAAAAGAAGCACTTGTTATTGAGGCAACTGGTGATCAAGGGAAAATAACAGCCCTGACAAGTATGCTCGAACCTTATGGCATTAAAGAAATTATAAGAACAGGCCTTACAGCTCTTCAAAGAGGAGAAAAAGAACTCAAAAATTAA
- the ilvC gene encoding ketol-acid reductoisomerase has protein sequence MAKLYYEKDCNLNLLTGKKVAIIGYGSQGHAHALNLHDSGVDVIVGLYNGSPSWAKAEKAGLKVMTTAEATKAADLIMILVNDEKQAAIYKEDIAPNLSEGKTLAFAHGFNIHYMQIIAPQNVNIVMIAPKGPGHTVRTQFEEGRGVPCLIAVNHDATGNAKDLALAYAAGVGGARGGILETTFKEETETDLFGEQAVLCGGVTALMKAGFETLVEAGYQPESAYFECVHEMKLIVDLINKGGFEYMRYSISDTAEYGDYTVGPRIITEETKKEMKKVLTEIQDGTFAKNWIVENQSHRAYFNAIRRIEAAHQVETVGKSLRKMMSWATETDN, from the coding sequence ATGGCAAAATTATATTATGAAAAAGATTGTAACTTAAATTTATTAACAGGTAAAAAAGTAGCAATAATTGGCTACGGTAGTCAAGGACATGCGCATGCTCTTAATTTACATGACTCAGGTGTAGATGTTATCGTAGGATTATATAATGGTAGTCCATCATGGGCAAAAGCTGAAAAAGCTGGACTTAAAGTAATGACTACGGCAGAGGCTACAAAGGCTGCAGATCTTATTATGATCCTTGTAAATGATGAAAAGCAAGCGGCAATTTACAAAGAAGATATCGCACCAAATCTATCAGAAGGCAAAACACTTGCATTTGCTCATGGATTTAACATTCACTATATGCAAATCATAGCACCACAAAACGTTAATATTGTTATGATCGCTCCAAAAGGACCAGGGCATACTGTAAGAACTCAGTTCGAAGAAGGAAGAGGCGTTCCATGTCTTATTGCTGTTAATCACGACGCTACGGGGAATGCAAAAGACTTAGCGCTAGCTTACGCTGCAGGGGTTGGCGGGGCAAGAGGCGGTATTTTAGAAACGACTTTCAAAGAAGAAACAGAAACAGATCTTTTTGGAGAACAAGCAGTACTTTGCGGTGGGGTAACAGCGCTTATGAAAGCTGGTTTTGAAACACTTGTAGAAGCTGGATATCAACCAGAAAGTGCTTACTTTGAATGTGTACATGAAATGAAACTAATCGTAGACCTTATTAATAAAGGTGGTTTTGAATATATGAGATACTCTATTTCTGATACAGCAGAATATGGAGACTACACAGTAGGACCACGTATTATTACAGAAGAAACTAAAAAAGAAATGAAAAAAGTACTTACAGAAATCCAAGATGGTACTTTCGCTAAAAACTGGATTGTAGAAAATCAATCTCATCGTGCATACTTTAATGCGATTCGTCGTATCGAAGCTGCTCACCAAGTAGAAACAGTAGGAAAATCATTAAGAAAAATGATGTCTTGGGCAACAGAAACAGATAACTAA
- a CDS encoding 2-isopropylmalate synthase codes for MANFVKIFDTTLRDGEQSPGCSMNLAEKLEVAHQLERLGVDVMEAGFAIASPGDFASVKSIAKNIKNTTVASLARALTKDIDAAADALKGAKYPRIHTFIATSDIHMQYKLKKTKEEVLATAVEMVKYAKKFCQDIEFSAEDASRSNPAFLYQIFEAVIAAGATVINVPDTVGYTSPEEFVTLIKGIRENVPSIHKADISVHCHNDLGLAVANSLAAARAGANQIECTINGIGERAGNAALEEIVMNLNTRKDLYGLDCRVNTKEIHKSSKLLSSITGVRVQPNKAVVGENAFAHESGIHQHGMLANKSTYEIMTPESIGLSENKMVLGKHSGRHAFEDKLKSMGYEMDPEALTTVFEQFKVLADKKKDVTDRDIEALVCRRVVQIPQAYKLDRFVINSGNTITTTSSMRLLSKTGHILEEVVSSYDGPIDASYKAIDKLVGKKFMLEDFVINSVTGGTDAQGEVNVKIRNNNRVYNGYGVSMDIVEASILAYISAINNMLYDQEEKKEV; via the coding sequence ATGGCAAACTTTGTTAAAATTTTTGATACGACGCTTAGAGATGGAGAACAATCGCCAGGATGTAGTATGAATTTAGCTGAAAAGTTAGAAGTGGCTCATCAACTTGAGAGACTTGGTGTAGATGTAATGGAAGCAGGTTTTGCAATTGCTTCGCCTGGGGACTTTGCATCTGTTAAGTCTATTGCAAAAAACATCAAAAATACCACAGTAGCAAGTTTGGCAAGAGCTCTTACAAAGGACATTGATGCAGCAGCAGACGCCTTAAAGGGTGCAAAATATCCAAGAATTCACACCTTTATTGCAACATCAGATATTCATATGCAGTATAAGCTTAAAAAGACTAAAGAGGAAGTTTTAGCAACTGCTGTAGAAATGGTTAAATATGCAAAAAAATTCTGCCAGGATATTGAGTTTTCTGCAGAAGATGCTTCAAGAAGTAATCCAGCCTTCTTATATCAAATTTTTGAAGCAGTCATAGCTGCGGGGGCTACAGTGATTAATGTGCCGGATACAGTAGGCTATACTTCACCAGAAGAATTTGTAACTCTTATTAAAGGGATTAGAGAAAATGTACCAAGTATCCATAAGGCAGATATTTCTGTTCACTGTCATAATGATTTAGGTCTTGCTGTTGCCAATTCATTAGCAGCGGCAAGAGCAGGCGCTAACCAGATTGAATGTACGATTAATGGGATCGGTGAAAGAGCTGGTAATGCAGCTTTAGAAGAAATTGTCATGAATTTAAATACAAGAAAAGATCTTTATGGGTTAGACTGCAGAGTAAATACAAAAGAAATCCATAAATCAAGTAAGCTTTTAAGCAGCATTACAGGAGTACGTGTGCAGCCTAATAAGGCTGTTGTTGGAGAAAATGCTTTTGCCCATGAGTCAGGTATTCATCAACATGGTATGCTTGCAAATAAGAGCACTTATGAGATTATGACACCTGAATCTATTGGTCTTAGCGAAAACAAAATGGTACTTGGTAAACATTCAGGAAGACATGCTTTTGAAGATAAATTAAAATCTATGGGTTATGAGATGGATCCAGAAGCTTTAACAACTGTTTTTGAACAATTTAAAGTGCTAGCTGATAAGAAAAAAGACGTTACAGATAGAGATATTGAAGCTTTAGTCTGCAGAAGAGTTGTTCAGATTCCTCAAGCGTATAAGTTAGATCGTTTTGTTATCAATTCAGGCAACACCATTACGACCACTTCTTCAATGAGACTTTTAAGTAAAACGGGTCATATATTAGAGGAAGTTGTATCTTCCTATGATGGTCCAATCGATGCTTCCTATAAAGCGATTGATAAACTAGTTGGCAAGAAGTTTATGTTAGAAGACTTTGTCATCAACTCTGTAACAGGAGGCACAGATGCACAAGGGGAAGTTAATGTAAAAATTAGAAACAATAACAGAGTTTATAATGGTTATGGTGTCAGTATGGATATTGTAGAGGCAAGTATACTTGCCTATATATCAGCTATTAATAATATGTTATATGATCAAGAAGAAAAAAAGGAGGTCTAA